A single Corvus hawaiiensis isolate bCorHaw1 chromosome 24, bCorHaw1.pri.cur, whole genome shotgun sequence DNA region contains:
- the PAN2 gene encoding PAN2-PAN3 deadenylation complex catalytic subunit PAN2 isoform X1 codes for MNFEGLNPSLAEYAPPLLDPVLDAHLTPSLVELDPEGVSLEGMAVPESVHLMEGMYSELHTAVSEVGVPVSVSHFDLHEEMLWVGNHGGHATSFFGPTLERYSSFQVNSSDDIRQIQSLENGVLFLTKTNLKYMSRGGLIIFDYLMDESEDMHSLLLTDNNTLLVAGLQNHVLEIDLNTVQETQKYTVEVPGITIMRQSNRFFFCGHTSGKVSLRDLRTFVVEHEFDAYSGSLSDFDVHGNLLVTCGFSSRMNGLACDRFLKVYDLRMMRATTPLQVHIDPFFLRFIPTYTSRLAIISQTGQCQFCEPTGLANPADIFHVNTVGPLIMTFDVSASKQALAFGDSEGCVHLWADSPEVTFNAYSRETDFALPCMVDTLPHLDWNQDLVPLSLIPVPLTSDALLSDWPAANSAPAPRRAPPVDPEILRTMKKVGFIGYAPNPRTKLRNQIPYRLKEMDNEFDNFSQVPESPIGREEEPHLYRVAKKYRKVTIKYSKLGLEDFDFKHYNKTLFAGLEPHIPNAYCNCMIQVLYFLGLCQVLYFLEPVRCLVQNHLCQKEFCLGCELGLLFHMLDLSRGDPCQGSNFLRAFRTIPEASALGLILADSDEATGKVNLGRLIQSWNRFILTQLHQETQEQEGPQAYRGAGSSSFGSSGDSVIGQLFSCEMENCSMCRCGKETVRVSSTLLFTLSYPDSTEKPAKDYEFAQILKRSICLEQNTQAWCENCEKYQPTVQTRNIRCLPDVLVINCEVNSSKEADFWKTQAEYSFQKAMMKRGGFDITKGKEISLGEWKDLGNPDTGHLYPSVEELKNIWIPHAIKMRLTKSKELDVSNWSETDELSPTDDPESVYIYDLMATVVHILDSRTGGSLVGHIKVGETYHQRKEGVTHQQWYLFNDFLIEPVDKCEAVQFDMSWKVPAILYYARRNLNAKYNLVIKNPIEASVLLAEASLARKQRKCHATFIPLMLSEMPQAGDLVGLDAEFVTLNEEEAELRSDGTKSTIKPSQMSVARITCVRGQGPNEGVPFIDDYISTQEQVVDYLTQYSGIKPGDLDAKISSKHLTTLKSTYLKLRFLIDVGVKFVGHGLQKDFRVINLMVPKDQVIDTVYLFHIPRKRMISLRFLAWYFLDLKIQGETHDSIEDARTALQLYRKYLELSPQGSEPEEFRKVLKGLYEKGRKLDWKVPEPDSQSSPKHGAVFPPVLAL; via the exons ATGAATTTCGAAGGGCTCAACCCCTCCCTGGCCGAGTACGCGCCTCCCCTGCTGGACCCCGTCCTGGATGCGCACCTGACCCCCAGCCTGGTGGAGCTGGATCCCGAGGGAGTGTCCCTGGAGGGGATGGCGGTGCCGGAGTCGGTGCACCTGATGGAGGGCATGTACAGCGAGCTGCACACGGCCGTCTCCGAGGTCGGCGTGCCCGTCTCCGTGTCCCACTTCGACCTGCACGAGGAGATGCTGTGGGTTGGGAACCACGGG GGCCACGCCACCTCCTTCTTCGGGCCGACGCTGGAGCGCTACTCCTCCTTCCAGGTGAACAGCAGCGACGACATCCGCCAGATCCAGAGCCTGGAGAACGGCGTCCTGTTCCTCACCAAAACCAACCTCAAGTACATGTCCCGCGGCGGCCTCATCATTTTCGACTACCT CATGGATGAATCCGAGGACATGCACAGCCTGCTGCTGACGGACAACAACACCCTGCTCGTGGCCGGGCTGCAGAACCACGTCCTCGAGATCGACCTCAACACGGTCCAGGAGACGCAGAAG TACACCGTGGAGGTGCCCGGCATCACCATCATGAGGCAATCCAACCGCTTCTTCTTCTGCGGGCACACCTCGGGCAAG GTGTCCCTGCGTGACCTGCGCACCTTCGTGGTGGAGCACGAGTTCGACGCCTACTCCGGGAGCTTGTCCGACTTCGACGTGCACGGGAACCTGCTGGTGACCTGCGGCTTCTCCAGCCGCATGAACGGCCTGGCCTGCGACCGCTTCCTCAAGGTCTACGACCTGCGCATGATGCGGGCGACCACCCCCCTGCAGGTCCACATCGACCCCTTCTTCCTCCGCTTCATCCCCACCTACACCTCCCGCCTGGCCATCATCTCGCAGACAG gcCAGTGCCAGTTCTGTGAGCCCACCGGGCTGGCCAACCCCGCCGACATCTTCCACGTGAACACCGTGGGGCCGCTCATCATGACCTTTGACGTGTCGGCCAGCAAGCAGGCCCTGGCCTTCGGCGACTCCGAGGGCTGCGTCCACCTCTGGGCCGACTCCCCAGAGGTGACCTTCAACGCTTATTCCCGGGAGACCGACTTCGCCCTGCCCTGCATGGTGGACACGCTGCCACACCTGGACTGGAACCAGGACCTGGTGCCGCTGTCGCTCATCCCGGTGCCGCTGACCAGCGACGCGCTGCTCTCCGACTGGCCCGCCGCCAACTCCGCCCCGGCGCCGCG GCGAGCCCCCCCGGTCGATCCTGAGATTCTGCGCACCATGAAGAAAGTGGGGTTCATTGGCTACGCCCCAAACCCCAGGACCAAGCTCCGTAACCAG ATTCCTTATCGGTTAAAGGAGATGGACAATGAGTTTGACAACTTCAGCCAAGTCCCCGAGTCCCCGATTGGGCGTGAGGAAGAGCCACACCTCTACAGGGTGGCCAAGAAGTACAGGAAG GTCACCATCAAATACTCcaagctggggctggaggatTTTGACTTCAAGCATTACAACAAGACGCTGTtcgcagggctggagccccacaTTCCCAACGCCTACTGCAACTGCATGATCCAG GTGCTGTATTTCCTGGGTCTCTGCCAGGTGCTGTATTTCCTGGAGCCAGTCCGCTGCCTGGTCCAGAACCACCTGTGCCAGAAGGAATTCTGCCTGGGCTGCGAGCTGGGCTTGCTCTTCCACATGCTGGACCTGTCCCGAGGAGACCCCTGCCAG GGAAGCAACTTCTTGCGGGCTTTCCGCACGATCCCGGAGGCTTCGGCGCTGGGGCTGATCCTGGCGGACTCGGACGAAGCCACGGGGAAGGTGAACCTGGGGAGGCTCATTCAGAGCTGGAACCGTTTCATCCTCACTCAGCTGCACCAGGAAAcgcaggagcaggagggaccCCAGGCCTACCGgggggctggcagcag CAGCTTTGGCTCCTCGGGGGACTCTGTCATCGGGCAGCTGTTCAGCTGTGAGATGGAGAACTGCAGCATGTGCCGCTGCGGAAAGGAGACCGTCCGTGTGTCCTCCACGCTGCTCTTCACCCTCTCCTACCCCGACAGCACCG AAAAACCAGCCAAGGATTACGAGTTTGCCCAAATTTTGAAGCGCAGCATCTGCTTGGAGCAGAACACGCAAGCGTGGTGTGAGAACTGTGAGAAATACCAGCCCACG GTGCAGACCCGGAACATCCGCTGCCTGCCGGACGTGCTGGTCATTAACTGTGAGGTGAACAGCTCCAAGGAGGCAGATTTCTGGAAGACACAGGCTGAG TATTCCTTTCAGAAAGCCATGATGAAGAGAGGAGGCTTTGACATCACCAAGGGAAAGGAGATCTCTCTTGGAGAGTG GAAGGATCTGGGGAACCCTGACACGGGGCATTTGTATCCTTCCGTGGAGGAACTGAAGAACATTTGGATCCCTCACGCCATCAAGATGAGGTTGACCAAGAGCAAAGAGCTCGACGTGAGCAACTGGAGCGAGACCGATGAG CTGAGCCCGACGGACGACCCCGAGTCCGTGTACATCTACGACCTGATGGCCACCGTTGTCCACATCCTGGATTCCCGCACCGGGGGCAGCCTGGTGGGGCACATCAAGGTGGGAGAGACCTACCACCAGCGGAAGGAG GGGGTCACACACCAGCAGTGGTACCTCTTCAACGACTTCCTCATCGAGCCCGTGGACAAG TGCGAGGCCGTGCAGTTCGACATGAGCTGGAAGGTGCCAGCCATCCTCTACTACGCCCGGAGGAACCTCAACGCCAAGTACAACCTCGTCA TCAAGAACCCCATCGAGGCCAGCGTCCTGCTAGCCGAGGCCTCGCTGGCCCGGAAGCAGCGCAAGTGCCACGCCACCTTCATCCCCCTCATGCTGAGCGAGATGCCCCAGGCGGGAGACCTGGTGGGGCTGGACGCGGAGTTCGTCACGCTGAACGAG GAAGAGGCCGAGCTGCGCAGTGATGGCACCAAGTCCACCATCAAGCCCAGCCAGATGTCGGTGGCCCGGATCACCTGCGTGCGTGGGCAGGGCCCCAACGAGGGCGTGCCCTTCATCGATGACTACATCTCCACCCAGGAGCAG GTGGTGGATTACCTGACCCAGTACTCCGGGATCAAGCCGGGAGACCTGGATGCCAAGATCTCCTCCAAGCACCTGACCACCCTCAAATCCACGTACCTGAAGCTGCGTTTCCTCATCGACGTGGGCGTCAAGTTCGTGGGCCACGGGCTGCAGAAGGACTTCCGTGTCATCAACCTGATG gtgCCCAAGGACCAGGTGATCGACACCGTGTACCTGTTCCACATCCCGAGGAAGAGGATGATCTCCTTGCGCTTCCTCGCCTGGTACTTCCTGG ACCTAAAGATCCAGGGGGAGACCCACGACAGCATCGAGGATGCTCGGACGGCGCTGCAGCTCTACCGCAAGTACCTGGAGCTGAGCCCGCAGGGCTCGGAGCCCGAGGAGTTCCGGAAGGTGCTCAAGGGGCTCTACGAGAAGGGCCGCAAGCTGGACTGGAAGGTGCCCGAGCCCGacagccagagcagccccaaGC ACGGGGCCGTGTTCCCCCCCGTGCTGGCCCTGTGA